In a single window of the Prochlorococcus marinus XMU1408 genome:
- a CDS encoding M67 family metallopeptidase gives MKIPNYIEFHNNTNSILSRFLKAAEPKEGCAILIGQKKSSATDYKNNFWEIKYVWNCRNIWGQEESKLIHLKARTILNQKNIQLSKNNYFEIDPKDQIAAQKWARRNELEVLCCAHSHPLGKNRPSEMDLFWHRSPGLMVISNKDGNLKAWWIKNKFSFHKVKIEIFSLT, from the coding sequence ATGAAAATTCCAAATTATATTGAATTCCATAACAACACCAATAGTATTCTTTCTAGGTTTTTAAAGGCAGCAGAGCCCAAAGAAGGCTGCGCAATATTAATTGGTCAAAAAAAAAGCTCAGCAACAGATTACAAAAATAATTTTTGGGAGATAAAATATGTATGGAATTGTCGCAATATATGGGGGCAAGAAGAATCGAAATTAATCCATTTAAAGGCAAGGACAATACTTAATCAAAAAAATATACAACTTTCAAAAAATAATTACTTCGAAATAGACCCTAAAGATCAAATTGCAGCTCAAAAATGGGCAAGGAGAAATGAGCTAGAAGTTTTATGCTGTGCTCACTCACATCCATTGGGTAAAAATAGACCGTCAGAAATGGATTTATTCTGGCACAGATCTCCTGGTCTTATGGTTATCTCAAACAAGGATGGAAATTTAAAAGCATGGTGGATTAAAAATAAATTTAGCTTTCATAAAGTGAAAATTGAAATTTTTTCTTTAACCTAA
- a CDS encoding CAAD domain-containing protein — MSDVNPDSKDESKAGKTEGVNFSERYSDVMGKVNESLSKIDWTQMGKYGKAAGIIAVVVLAQVLIKVVIDTVNFFPILPGLLELLGIVVLGQWSWQNLTTSEKRTAVFDKVQTLKKEYLG, encoded by the coding sequence ATGTCTGATGTAAATCCTGATTCTAAAGATGAATCAAAGGCTGGGAAAACTGAAGGTGTTAACTTTTCGGAACGTTACAGTGATGTGATGGGAAAAGTTAATGAATCTTTGAGCAAGATTGATTGGACTCAGATGGGTAAGTATGGCAAGGCAGCAGGTATTATTGCTGTGGTTGTTCTTGCTCAAGTATTAATCAAGGTTGTAATTGATACAGTTAATTTCTTCCCAATTCTTCCCGGTTTGCTAGAACTTCTTGGAATTGTAGTGTTAGGTCAATGGAGTTGGCAGAACTTAACAACAAGTGAAAAAAGAACTGCTGTATTTGATAAAGTTCAGACTCTGAAAAAAGAGTACTTAGGTTAA
- the moeB gene encoding molybdopterin-synthase adenylyltransferase MoeB — translation MDHNQSESNLSSDEFSRYARHISLPEIGIKGQEKLKTSSVACIGTGGLGSPLLIYLAAAGIGNIGIVDFDVVELSNLQRQIIHTTHSIGILKTLSAKEQILKINPSCKVDLFNEKLTSNNALAILKNYDVICDCSDNFPTRYLINDACLLLNKPSIYGSIAKFEGQASVFNLKADSPNYRDLIPTPPPKELIPSCSEAGVMGILPGIIGTIQATEVIKIITNIGFPLNGRVLIFNALTMNFKELKLRSNPENRNISQLIDYESYCSNIKVKNEVNFDIKNISATELKLLLSKASQEILLIDVRNPNEHIEGSISGSRLIPLSTIESGAAINEMKNLAAQKKLYIFCKSGKRSLRAIKHLKKFGITGINIEGGIEAWYKEKLN, via the coding sequence ATGGATCATAACCAGAGTGAATCTAATTTAAGTTCTGATGAATTTTCTAGGTATGCAAGACATATAAGTCTTCCTGAAATAGGTATTAAAGGCCAAGAGAAACTTAAAACTAGTTCGGTTGCTTGCATAGGAACTGGAGGTCTAGGATCCCCTCTTTTAATTTATCTTGCCGCAGCAGGAATTGGAAATATCGGCATAGTTGATTTTGATGTCGTTGAATTATCAAATTTACAAAGACAAATTATTCATACAACACATTCGATAGGTATCCTAAAAACACTCTCTGCAAAAGAACAAATTCTCAAAATAAATCCTTCTTGCAAAGTCGATTTATTCAATGAAAAGTTAACAAGTAACAATGCCCTAGCTATACTTAAAAATTATGACGTAATATGTGATTGTTCAGACAACTTTCCAACTAGATATTTAATTAATGATGCTTGTCTGTTACTTAACAAACCAAGTATATATGGTTCAATTGCAAAATTCGAAGGCCAAGCAAGTGTATTTAATTTAAAAGCAGATAGCCCTAACTATAGAGATCTAATTCCTACACCCCCACCAAAAGAGCTAATACCCTCGTGCTCTGAGGCAGGAGTCATGGGAATTCTTCCAGGTATTATTGGTACAATCCAGGCAACTGAAGTAATAAAAATAATAACAAATATTGGTTTTCCACTTAATGGAAGAGTCTTAATATTTAATGCATTAACAATGAATTTTAAAGAGCTAAAATTGAGATCTAATCCAGAAAACAGAAATATCAGCCAACTAATAGATTACGAAAGTTATTGTTCGAATATTAAAGTTAAAAATGAGGTAAATTTTGATATAAAAAATATTTCGGCAACTGAATTAAAGTTACTGCTTAGTAAAGCATCACAAGAAATATTATTAATTGATGTTCGCAACCCAAATGAACATATTGAAGGTTCTATTTCTGGATCCAGACTAATACCTCTTAGTACAATTGAAAGTGGAGCCGCCATTAATGAAATGAAAAATCTTGCCGCACAAAAAAAACTTTATATATTTTGTAAAAGTGGGAAAAGATCATTGCGCGCAATAAAGCACTTAAAAAAATTTGGAATTACTGGTATTAATATTGAAGGAGGTATTGAAGCCTGGTATAAAGAAAAACTTAATTAA
- the speD gene encoding adenosylmethionine decarboxylase, whose protein sequence is MEPFFSELHPNPGWHESCKLNDTEALHTITSENIGKHCILELYQCDLVKLNDEAFVRTTITSSAKIAGATLLNLVTHSFKPQGVTGLALLAESHISIHTWPEIAYAAIDVFTCGDHTMPEKACKFLAEDFMAKHFSLKNIPREIPLGIQTLHRQP, encoded by the coding sequence ATGGAACCTTTTTTTTCAGAATTGCATCCAAATCCTGGATGGCATGAGTCGTGCAAGTTAAATGATACGGAAGCTTTACATACTATTACTAGTGAGAATATTGGCAAACACTGCATACTTGAACTTTATCAATGTGATCTTGTGAAGCTTAATGATGAAGCTTTTGTAAGGACAACCATTACTTCATCAGCCAAAATTGCAGGAGCAACACTTTTGAATTTGGTAACACATAGTTTTAAACCTCAGGGTGTTACTGGACTAGCTTTATTGGCTGAATCGCATATCTCAATACATACATGGCCTGAGATTGCTTATGCAGCAATTGATGTGTTCACGTGTGGGGACCATACTATGCCTGAAAAGGCCTGCAAGTTTCTAGCTGAAGATTTTATGGCTAAGCACTTTTCTTTGAAAAATATCCCAAGAGAAATCCCTTTAGGGATTCAAACCTTGCATCGTCAACCTTGA
- the larE gene encoding ATP-dependent sacrificial sulfur transferase LarE, protein MFFSQLESLTDLELKQLKLLREFIKDTNNVCVAYSGGVDSSLIATISQEQLGSKAFAVTGVSPSLAPYLLRQARLQAAWIGIRHEECQTNELKEPNYFKNPENRCYACKKELHKHLNQISQRSNNAQVLDGVNYDDLHDFRPGINASTQAGVKSPLAELKIDKKSIRSISKSLGLPWWDKPAQPCLASRIPFGEEISSKRLEKIALAEEWIINQGFSKVRVRSQGLAARIELPANQIDDFLKIIERNKLIKYFLSLGFHSISVDLEGLISGKLTRDITTS, encoded by the coding sequence GTGTTTTTTAGTCAACTTGAATCCTTAACCGACTTAGAACTCAAACAACTAAAGTTGTTAAGAGAGTTTATTAAAGATACAAATAATGTTTGTGTTGCTTATTCAGGAGGAGTCGATAGTTCTTTAATTGCGACCATATCACAAGAGCAACTAGGTTCCAAAGCCTTTGCTGTTACTGGTGTCTCACCCTCATTAGCTCCATATTTGCTTAGACAAGCTCGTCTTCAAGCCGCTTGGATTGGTATACGTCATGAAGAATGCCAAACGAATGAACTCAAGGAACCAAATTACTTTAAGAATCCTGAAAATAGATGCTATGCGTGCAAAAAAGAATTGCACAAACATTTAAATCAAATTTCACAAAGATCAAATAATGCTCAAGTACTGGATGGAGTTAATTATGACGACCTTCACGACTTTCGACCAGGAATTAATGCATCTACTCAGGCAGGAGTGAAATCGCCTCTAGCCGAACTCAAAATTGATAAAAAATCAATTCGTTCAATTTCTAAATCATTAGGTTTACCTTGGTGGGATAAACCTGCTCAACCTTGTTTAGCATCTCGCATTCCTTTTGGAGAAGAAATCAGTTCGAAAAGACTTGAGAAAATTGCGTTAGCAGAAGAATGGATTATTAATCAAGGGTTTTCAAAAGTACGTGTAAGAAGTCAAGGTCTAGCGGCAAGAATCGAATTGCCTGCAAATCAAATAGATGACTTTCTTAAAATTATTGAAAGGAATAAATTAATTAAATATTTTTTATCTTTAGGTTTTCATTCAATAAGCGTTGATCTTGAGGGTTTGATTAGTGGAAAGCTTACTAGAGATATAACGACAAGTTAG
- a CDS encoding DUF2839 domain-containing protein: MGEARRRSEQGLKPRGKKNSSNQSPRIVSWFPVTQAQRDQFIQLSIRTGWIGIAALVVLWIVVRFIGPAAGWWVPADI; this comes from the coding sequence ATGGGAGAAGCTCGTCGAAGATCTGAACAAGGTTTGAAACCACGTGGTAAAAAAAACTCTAGTAATCAGTCACCCCGCATTGTCTCTTGGTTCCCTGTTACTCAAGCACAAAGAGATCAATTTATTCAATTAAGTATTCGTACAGGATGGATAGGTATTGCTGCTTTAGTTGTTCTTTGGATCGTTGTTCGTTTTATTGGACCTGCGGCAGGGTGGTGGGTTCCTGCAGATATCTGA
- a CDS encoding prephenate/arogenate dehydrogenase: MELKSKPSKNIGIVGLGLIGGSLGLDLQKLGYTVYGVTHREKTAIKARERKLAQIVSTDPDILKDCSVIYIALPLDQLLKPSSILINAIPRNAVVTDVGSVKVPILNTWKSLHPRFIASHPMTGTEESGVNAGQHNLFKNKPWVVTPDKETDQKALEIIHQISLSLGCKWISAEAQIHDEAVSLISHLPVLISAALLNTLFTNTNPSIYSLTKSIASNGFADTSRVGGGNPALGVSMAKLNKKNLMKNLLFYRHSLDLFEKYLLEENWNELENILIRTQEGRKNFIS; encoded by the coding sequence ATGGAGCTTAAATCAAAACCCTCAAAAAATATTGGAATTGTGGGATTGGGTCTAATTGGAGGGTCCTTAGGCTTAGATCTCCAAAAGCTTGGCTATACAGTGTATGGAGTTACTCATCGAGAAAAAACTGCAATAAAAGCAAGAGAACGAAAACTCGCCCAGATAGTAAGTACAGATCCAGATATATTAAAAGATTGTTCCGTTATATATATAGCTTTACCACTTGATCAACTCCTAAAGCCGTCATCAATTTTAATTAATGCCATTCCTAGAAATGCTGTTGTTACAGATGTTGGATCTGTAAAAGTTCCTATTTTAAATACCTGGAAGAGCTTACATCCGCGTTTTATAGCAAGTCATCCAATGACAGGAACAGAAGAATCTGGAGTTAATGCAGGTCAACACAATTTATTTAAAAATAAGCCATGGGTTGTAACTCCAGATAAAGAAACTGATCAGAAAGCACTCGAAATAATTCATCAAATTTCTCTGTCACTAGGCTGTAAATGGATAAGCGCTGAAGCTCAAATACATGATGAAGCTGTTAGCTTAATTTCACATTTACCCGTTCTTATTAGCGCGGCTTTGCTAAATACACTCTTTACCAATACAAACCCTTCTATATATTCACTTACAAAAAGTATTGCATCCAATGGGTTTGCGGATACATCTCGGGTAGGAGGGGGCAATCCAGCATTAGGAGTATCTATGGCAAAATTAAATAAGAAAAATTTAATGAAGAATTTATTATTCTATAGACATTCTCTAGATCTTTTTGAAAAATATTTACTTGAAGAGAATTGGAATGAACTCGAAAATATACTAATCAGAACGCAGGAAGGACGAAAAAATTTTATTTCATAA
- the recA gene encoding recombinase RecA, translated as MPSEVKPFQSSDSKKIEPKSGEKEKALSLVVGQIERNFGKGSIMRLGDASKMRVETISTGALTLDLALGGGYPKGRVVEIYGPESSGKTTLTLHAIAEIQRNGGVAAFVDAEHALDPVYAASLGVDVENLLVSQPDTGEMALEIVDQLIRSAAVDLVVVDSVAALTPRSEIEGEMGDHSVGAQARLMSQAMRKITGNIGKSGCTVIFLNQLRLKIGITYGNPETTTGGNALKFYASVRLDIRRIQTLKRGTEEYGIRAKVKVAKNKVAPPFRIAEFDILFGKGISTLGCLLDLADETNIVTRKGAWYSYEGDNIGQGRDNTITWLEQNPESKEIIEKLVKEKLTEGSEVSANSMRPLATAARNTSSRANLGQVSANG; from the coding sequence ATGCCAAGCGAAGTCAAGCCATTCCAATCATCTGACTCTAAAAAAATAGAACCAAAATCTGGAGAGAAAGAAAAAGCATTGAGTTTGGTAGTTGGACAAATAGAACGCAACTTCGGGAAGGGGTCGATCATGCGTCTAGGGGATGCTTCAAAGATGCGAGTAGAAACGATATCGACGGGTGCTCTAACACTTGATTTAGCTCTTGGTGGCGGCTATCCCAAAGGACGTGTAGTAGAGATTTATGGTCCAGAAAGTTCTGGAAAAACAACGCTTACATTACATGCAATAGCAGAGATTCAACGGAATGGCGGAGTTGCTGCCTTTGTAGATGCAGAACATGCTCTTGATCCCGTCTATGCAGCCTCTCTCGGTGTTGATGTAGAGAATCTTCTCGTATCTCAACCAGATACAGGAGAGATGGCATTGGAAATCGTTGACCAACTTATTAGGTCTGCTGCAGTTGATCTAGTTGTTGTTGACTCAGTCGCTGCACTGACACCTCGTTCGGAGATAGAAGGGGAAATGGGTGATCATTCAGTAGGTGCCCAAGCCCGTCTAATGAGCCAAGCGATGAGAAAAATTACTGGAAATATTGGTAAATCTGGATGCACAGTCATTTTCTTAAATCAATTACGTCTAAAAATTGGTATTACATATGGGAATCCAGAAACAACAACTGGTGGAAATGCTCTTAAATTTTATGCCTCTGTAAGATTAGATATTCGTCGTATTCAAACATTAAAGAGAGGAACTGAAGAATATGGGATTCGTGCGAAAGTAAAAGTCGCAAAAAATAAAGTCGCACCCCCATTTCGAATAGCTGAATTTGATATCCTTTTCGGGAAAGGGATTAGTACTCTTGGTTGTCTTCTAGATTTAGCAGATGAAACTAATATCGTTACTCGTAAAGGGGCTTGGTATAGCTATGAAGGCGACAATATTGGGCAAGGAAGAGACAATACCATTACTTGGCTTGAACAAAATCCAGAATCAAAAGAAATCATTGAAAAGTTGGTAAAAGAAAAATTAACTGAAGGCTCAGAAGTAAGTGCTAATTCAATGCGTCCATTAGCTACTGCTGCGCGCAATACTTCATCGCGAGCAAATTTAGGCCAAGTTTCGGCAAACGGCTAA
- the crtD gene encoding C-3',4' desaturase CrtD, with translation MSEESIIVVGGGIAGLTGAALLAKEGYSVTLIEAHTQLGGCAGTFQRGPYTFDVGATQVAGLEKGGIHHRLFNFLDVPIPEATILDPGCSVVLGDGTEPINLWHDPLRWEKERQQQFPGSDPFWFLCSQIHKSNWEFVDRDPILPVRNFWDLSQLIRAIRPSNLLTGVLSKLTIADLLRITGCHRDRRLRRFLDLQLKLYSQEPASRTAALYGATVLQMAQSPRGLWHLHGSMQILSELLKNSFLRDGGNLLIAHRVTRIFSKKDTNTFDVSLIDRRNKLIQINATDIVFSLPPQSLLDLIPIDGGLSKGYRESINKLPQPSGALVFYGALIRSDLPDNCPAHIQIFDEHFGSIFISISMEDDQRAPIGMATLIASIFVDIDQWSHLESQSYISKKNIAAKQIIAILNNKFDLRETSWTHKELSTPRSFERWTGRPGGIVGGLGQHPSQFGPFGLPSRTPLKGLWLCGDSIYPGEGTAGVSQSAMMVVRQLMERKGRHLNIPVFR, from the coding sequence ATGTCTGAAGAATCTATCATTGTTGTTGGAGGAGGTATAGCTGGCTTAACAGGTGCAGCTTTGCTAGCAAAAGAAGGCTATTCAGTAACTTTAATTGAAGCACATACTCAATTAGGTGGTTGTGCCGGAACTTTTCAAAGAGGTCCATATACTTTCGATGTAGGAGCTACGCAAGTAGCAGGTCTCGAGAAAGGAGGTATTCACCATCGTTTATTTAATTTTTTAGATGTTCCAATACCAGAGGCAACAATTTTAGATCCTGGATGTTCGGTTGTTCTAGGTGATGGGACTGAGCCAATTAATCTTTGGCATGATCCATTAAGGTGGGAGAAAGAGAGACAACAACAGTTTCCAGGAAGTGATCCCTTTTGGTTTCTATGTTCTCAAATTCACAAAAGTAATTGGGAATTTGTCGATAGAGATCCAATCCTTCCAGTAAGAAATTTTTGGGACTTAAGTCAATTAATTAGAGCAATACGTCCTTCAAATCTTTTAACAGGTGTTTTGAGCAAGTTGACTATTGCTGATTTGCTTAGAATCACAGGTTGCCATAGAGATAGACGTCTTCGAAGATTTCTTGACCTTCAATTAAAACTTTATTCTCAAGAGCCAGCAAGTAGAACTGCAGCATTATATGGTGCAACTGTTCTTCAAATGGCTCAGTCGCCTAGAGGTCTTTGGCATCTTCATGGATCAATGCAAATCCTTAGCGAGCTATTGAAAAATAGTTTTTTAAGAGATGGTGGGAATCTTTTGATTGCCCATAGAGTTACTCGTATATTCAGTAAAAAAGATACAAATACTTTTGATGTCAGTCTCATTGATAGAAGAAATAAGTTGATACAGATAAATGCGACAGATATTGTTTTTAGCTTGCCTCCTCAATCTCTTTTAGATTTAATTCCCATTGATGGAGGTTTGTCGAAAGGATATCGTGAAAGTATAAATAAATTACCACAACCAAGTGGTGCACTTGTCTTTTATGGAGCTCTAATCCGTTCTGATTTGCCGGATAATTGTCCAGCTCATATTCAAATATTTGATGAGCATTTTGGCTCTATCTTTATTTCTATAAGCATGGAAGATGATCAACGTGCGCCTATTGGTATGGCTACTTTAATTGCAAGTATATTCGTTGATATTGATCAATGGTCTCATCTAGAGAGTCAATCCTATATCAGTAAAAAAAATATCGCAGCTAAGCAGATTATTGCTATTTTAAATAACAAGTTTGATTTACGAGAAACTAGTTGGACTCATAAAGAACTTTCTACGCCTCGAAGCTTTGAAAGATGGACAGGACGTCCTGGTGGCATAGTCGGAGGTCTCGGCCAACATCCATCTCAATTCGGCCCTTTTGGCTTGCCAAGTAGAACCCCACTTAAAGGGTTATGGCTGTGTGGAGATTCAATATATCCTGGTGAAGGTACAGCAGGTGTAAGTCAATCAGCAATGATGGTTGTGAGACAATTAATGGAACGTAAAGGTAGACATTTGAATATTCCTGTCTTTAGATAG
- a CDS encoding cob(I)yrinic acid a,c-diamide adenosyltransferase, whose translation MVSNGIGITTASESQERSHGQLHVYDGEGKGKSQAALGVVLRTIGLGICEKRQTRVLLLRFLKGPGRAYDEDAAIDALQQGFPHLIDQVRTGRGEFFNADQSTQFDYQEAQRGWDIAKGAIASALYSVVVLDELNPVLDLGLLPIEEVVKTLTSRPNGMEIIVTGRAAPNSLIKVAELHSEMKAHRRPDMNHDENLFENNIGGIEIYTGEGKGKSTSALGKALQAIGRGISQDKSHRVLILQWLKGGSGYTEDAAIAALRESYPHLVDHLRSGRDAIVWRGQQKPIDYVEAERAWEIARAGIASGLYKTVILDELNPTVDLELLPVEPIVQTLLRKPSETEVIITGRCKNHPVYFDLASVHSEMVCHKHYAEKGVDLKKGVDY comes from the coding sequence GTGGTATCAAACGGTATAGGAATTACTACAGCATCGGAAAGCCAGGAACGTAGTCATGGACAATTACATGTATATGACGGAGAGGGAAAAGGAAAGAGTCAGGCTGCTTTGGGAGTGGTTTTGAGAACTATAGGTTTAGGAATATGTGAGAAAAGACAAACAAGAGTACTACTTCTCAGATTTTTGAAAGGACCTGGACGTGCATATGACGAGGATGCAGCAATTGATGCTTTGCAGCAAGGTTTCCCCCATCTAATTGATCAAGTTAGAACTGGTAGAGGTGAATTTTTTAACGCTGATCAATCTACACAGTTTGATTATCAAGAAGCTCAAAGAGGATGGGATATCGCAAAAGGGGCAATTGCGAGTGCTTTGTATTCGGTAGTTGTCTTAGATGAATTGAATCCAGTTCTAGATTTAGGATTGTTACCTATTGAGGAAGTTGTTAAAACTTTGACCTCAAGACCTAACGGTATGGAAATTATCGTCACTGGGAGGGCTGCACCAAATTCTCTCATTAAAGTTGCAGAACTGCATTCTGAGATGAAAGCTCATAGACGCCCTGATATGAATCACGATGAAAATTTATTTGAGAATAATATTGGTGGGATTGAAATATATACCGGTGAAGGGAAAGGAAAATCAACGAGTGCTTTGGGTAAAGCTTTACAAGCTATAGGTAGAGGGATCAGTCAAGACAAGAGTCATCGTGTATTAATTTTGCAATGGCTTAAGGGTGGTAGTGGTTATACGGAGGATGCGGCCATTGCAGCTCTTCGAGAGAGTTATCCTCATTTAGTAGATCATCTTCGATCTGGGAGAGATGCAATTGTTTGGAGGGGGCAACAAAAGCCTATTGATTATGTAGAAGCTGAAAGGGCATGGGAAATTGCAAGGGCAGGGATTGCAAGCGGTTTATATAAGACTGTGATTTTGGATGAGCTGAATCCAACGGTTGATTTGGAGCTGCTACCAGTTGAGCCGATTGTTCAAACATTACTGCGCAAACCGTCAGAGACTGAGGTAATCATTACTGGAAGGTGTAAAAATCATCCTGTATATTTTGATTTAGCAAGCGTTCATTCTGAGATGGTGTGTCATAAGCACTATGCAGAAAAAGGAGTTGATTTAAAAAAAGGAGTCGATTATTAG
- a CDS encoding fructosamine kinase family protein has translation MEDLIKKALSKSNKINGNSLVDKIIPVGGGCIHKAWCVHFQNGKKVFAKSNHINNLNMFEFERECLLVLTRFANGSYICVPKPLDLIIVQKISILFLEWIDLKQSKQNLLGKGLALLHKSSTEENNKNFGWEKEGFIGSNPQSKGWDSNWGMFFVNYRLRPQLIQAAKWGVEIEEHEDVLTYLSSYLNNHRPQASLVHGDLWSGNCGNTKNGLGSLFDPASYWGDREVDISMTKLFGGFNKEFYEGYEEIWPLDKFSKDRTLIYNLYHLLNHANIFGGSYKENSLKILKDLRSRR, from the coding sequence ATGGAGGACTTAATAAAAAAGGCTCTCTCAAAATCAAATAAAATAAACGGAAACTCCTTAGTCGATAAGATAATTCCCGTAGGGGGGGGGTGTATTCATAAAGCTTGGTGCGTTCATTTCCAAAATGGGAAAAAAGTTTTTGCCAAATCAAATCATATAAACAATCTTAATATGTTTGAGTTCGAACGTGAGTGTCTTTTAGTCCTCACAAGATTTGCGAACGGATCTTATATTTGTGTTCCTAAGCCCCTTGATCTAATAATTGTTCAGAAGATATCTATACTTTTTCTAGAGTGGATTGATCTCAAACAATCTAAACAAAATTTACTAGGTAAAGGGTTAGCTCTACTGCATAAATCATCAACTGAAGAAAACAATAAAAACTTTGGATGGGAGAAAGAAGGCTTTATAGGTTCTAATCCCCAATCAAAAGGATGGGATAGTAATTGGGGAATGTTTTTTGTTAATTACCGACTGAGACCACAACTTATACAAGCCGCTAAATGGGGAGTAGAAATTGAAGAGCATGAAGATGTTTTAACATATTTAAGCTCATATCTAAATAATCATCGTCCACAAGCGTCGCTAGTGCATGGTGATCTTTGGTCAGGTAATTGTGGAAACACTAAAAATGGTTTAGGGAGTCTATTTGACCCTGCTAGTTACTGGGGAGACAGAGAAGTTGACATATCTATGACTAAATTATTTGGTGGTTTTAATAAAGAGTTTTATGAGGGATATGAGGAAATTTGGCCACTAGATAAATTTTCAAAAGATAGAACTTTGATCTACAATCTTTACCATTTGCTTAATCATGCAAATATTTTCGGTGGTTCTTACAAAGAAAACTCATTAAAAATATTAAAAGATCTAAGATCACGTCGTTAA
- a CDS encoding helicase, with protein MLEVNSHNHLKKYYQNNVVLWPHNLTLTRLISRSLSRKDNTFIQLTSDSRNFWWPGLLIPLCLHNNNIVLILSEKQCRQLFEVELPKLRSSRLVFDYVEGIELIPSDKKIWILRYQDLIFANENGLLKNRQLIFPESEFMANELRESMSIKITSKDWEQLIDSHSSYEKSIIEVHERLSRRLFCQSATTDAAIRIDNREILTLKEILKNELPLAIPWERAFNVVNNEWVTWAKLDNKTLGWDWHIQPLVPLQTLSGLLSNNTLLLLTNSGNTDSFFLDLNSKKISFTLKVNLGNRLEQEPIPLFVPKRQPLPNTSQFYRYILRQCQRLILCRIHATIILVDDLQLRLQLTSELAGEFGLRVVHETTNIETNGIICCSCNWWIINQHNLPVPDQLIFPIIPLPTLESPWIAARVEMLKQQGRNWFRDFLLPETLATLLKSVAFIRGKDVRVAILDGRMRNRSWGKLIFEALEPWVILERLLPY; from the coding sequence ATGCTTGAAGTGAATTCACATAATCATTTAAAAAAATACTATCAAAATAATGTTGTTCTATGGCCTCATAATTTGACGCTAACAAGATTGATTTCTAGAAGTTTAAGCCGTAAAGACAATACTTTTATTCAATTAACAAGTGATAGTAGAAATTTTTGGTGGCCGGGTCTTTTGATTCCACTTTGTTTGCATAACAATAATATTGTGCTGATTCTTTCAGAGAAACAATGTCGACAATTGTTTGAAGTTGAGTTACCAAAATTAAGATCTAGTCGATTGGTTTTCGATTATGTAGAAGGAATAGAATTAATTCCCTCAGATAAAAAAATATGGATTCTTAGGTATCAAGATCTTATTTTTGCAAATGAAAATGGTTTATTAAAAAATCGCCAATTAATTTTTCCTGAATCTGAGTTTATGGCTAATGAGCTTAGAGAGTCGATGTCGATTAAAATTACTTCAAAAGATTGGGAGCAGTTAATTGATTCTCATTCAAGTTATGAAAAATCAATCATTGAAGTTCATGAGCGTTTAAGTAGGCGACTTTTCTGTCAATCTGCTACTACTGATGCTGCCATCAGAATTGATAATAGAGAAATTTTAACTTTAAAAGAAATTCTGAAAAATGAATTACCTTTAGCAATACCTTGGGAAAGAGCTTTTAACGTGGTCAATAATGAATGGGTCACATGGGCAAAATTAGATAATAAAACACTCGGCTGGGATTGGCATATTCAACCTTTGGTTCCTTTGCAAACTCTCTCAGGTTTGTTATCTAATAACACTCTTTTGCTTCTGACTAATTCAGGCAATACTGATTCTTTCTTTTTAGATTTAAACAGTAAGAAAATCTCTTTTACTTTGAAGGTGAATTTAGGGAATAGGCTTGAGCAAGAACCCATTCCTTTATTTGTACCTAAAAGACAACCGCTACCAAATACATCTCAATTTTATCGGTATATTTTAAGACAATGTCAAAGATTAATCCTTTGTCGTATTCATGCAACCATTATTTTAGTTGATGATCTACAACTACGACTTCAACTAACTAGTGAATTGGCTGGAGAGTTTGGATTGAGAGTTGTTCATGAAACCACTAATATTGAAACTAATGGGATTATTTGTTGTAGTTGTAATTGGTGGATTATTAATCAACACAATCTACCTGTTCCTGATCAATTGATTTTCCCTATAATTCCATTGCCTACTTTAGAATCACCTTGGATTGCTGCTAGAGTTGAAATGCTGAAGCAGCAAGGTCGTAACTGGTTTCGAGACTTCCTTCTGCCAGAAACTCTTGCTACCCTTCTCAAATCTGTTGCATTCATTAGAGGTAAAGATGTTCGAGTCGCCATACTTGATGGTCGTATGCGTAATAGAAGTTGGGGAAAATTAATATTTGAAGCTCTTGAGCCTTGGGTCATTTTGGAACGTTTATTGCCTTATTAA